In Streptomyces sp. NBC_00483, a single window of DNA contains:
- a CDS encoding ABC transporter substrate-binding protein, translated as MLRRTASSLLVLALAGTATACGRAAPDANVAADARGPITVWLSNNAQEVQWGKQMVAAWNKRHPDQHVTAQQIPAGKTSEEAISASIIAGTSACLAFNTSPAAVPTFQKQNGLVPLDDFPGGTSYVTGRSGGLADQYKSPDGKFYQLPWKSNPVMILYNKKLFKKAGLDPEHPKLATYKEFLKTSRTLVHSGAAKAAIWPSPSSDFFQPWYDFYPAFAAQSGGKQLIEDGKPQFDSAAGRQAASFWRELYAEKLAPQEAYPGDALNDGKAAMATVGPWAVSAYKNAVDIGVAPVPTSDGGSGKHSFSDEKSVAMFSACKNRGTAWDLLKFATSSAQDGRFLETTGQMPMREDLTKRYADYFAEHPTYRAFADQAERVVEVPNVPGSVDIWQAFRDEWTKSVVFGRESTRAGLSNASSEITDLLNEYGGQS; from the coding sequence CGGGAACGGCGACAGCCTGCGGCCGGGCCGCCCCCGACGCGAACGTCGCCGCCGACGCGCGCGGGCCGATCACGGTCTGGCTGTCCAACAACGCCCAAGAGGTGCAGTGGGGCAAGCAGATGGTGGCCGCGTGGAACAAGCGCCATCCCGATCAGCACGTCACCGCCCAGCAGATCCCTGCGGGCAAGACGTCCGAGGAGGCCATCAGCGCCTCGATCATCGCGGGCACGTCGGCCTGCCTGGCCTTCAACACCTCGCCCGCGGCGGTACCGACCTTCCAGAAGCAGAACGGGCTCGTCCCGCTGGACGACTTCCCCGGCGGCACGTCGTACGTCACCGGGCGCAGCGGCGGCCTCGCCGACCAGTACAAGTCGCCGGACGGCAAGTTCTACCAGCTGCCCTGGAAGAGCAACCCGGTGATGATCCTCTACAACAAGAAGCTGTTCAAGAAGGCCGGTCTCGATCCGGAGCACCCGAAGCTCGCCACGTACAAGGAGTTCCTGAAGACCTCCCGCACGCTGGTGCACAGCGGCGCCGCGAAGGCGGCGATCTGGCCCTCGCCGTCCAGTGACTTCTTCCAGCCCTGGTACGACTTCTATCCCGCGTTCGCCGCGCAGAGCGGCGGAAAGCAGCTGATCGAGGACGGCAAACCGCAGTTCGACTCCGCGGCAGGGCGCCAAGCAGCGTCCTTCTGGCGCGAGTTGTACGCGGAGAAGCTGGCGCCGCAGGAGGCGTATCCGGGCGACGCCCTCAACGACGGGAAGGCCGCGATGGCCACCGTCGGCCCGTGGGCCGTCTCCGCGTACAAGAACGCCGTGGACATCGGTGTCGCGCCGGTCCCCACCTCCGACGGCGGCAGCGGCAAGCACTCGTTCAGCGACGAGAAGTCGGTGGCGATGTTCAGCGCGTGCAAGAACCGGGGCACGGCCTGGGACCTGCTGAAGTTCGCCACGTCGAGTGCACAGGACGGCAGGTTCCTCGAGACGACCGGCCAGATGCCGATGCGCGAGGACCTGACGAAGCGCTACGCCGACTACTTCGCCGAGCACCCCACGTACAGGGCCTTCGCCGACCAGGCGGAGCGCGTCGTCGAGGTGCCGAACGTGCCGGGTTCGGTCGACATCTGGCAGGCCTTCCGCGACGAGTGGACGAAGTCGGTCGTCTTCGGCCGCGAGTCCACGCGCGCGGGCCTGAGCAACGCCTCGTCCGAGATCACCGACCTGCTGAACGAGTACGGAGGCCAGTCATGA